In Deltaproteobacteria bacterium, a single window of DNA contains:
- a CDS encoding glutaredoxin family protein gives MAPHVTLYVKDGCPHCDRERSALAARGARFTEIDVVRHPEVVPELLKLTKGRRVVPVTVEGARITIAGDGGSDF, from the coding sequence GTGGCGCCGCACGTGACCCTCTACGTCAAGGACGGGTGTCCGCATTGCGACCGCGAGCGTTCGGCCCTCGCAGCGCGCGGCGCACGCTTCACCGAGATCGACGTCGTCCGCCATCCCGAGGTCGTTCCGGAGCTCCTGAAGCTCACCAAGGGCCGACGCGTCGTTCCCGTCACGGTCGAGGGCGCCCGCATCACGATCGCGGGCGACGGCGGCTCCGACTTCTGA
- a CDS encoding TIGR03560 family F420-dependent LLM class oxidoreductase, giving the protein MRIDGVACGVFLPQVGLDFAGLTERAIACEQAGMHSLWLADHMWARGMPDLDYLECWTTLTALAMRTTTLRLGTLVLCNSYRNPALVAKMAATLDRISGGRLELGIGAGWMDEEHRGYGYHFPNARMRIEQLEEGLEVIQRLFVAPRATLQGKYYALDDAPNNPKPMQKPAPPITIGGGGERLLLKVVAKYADRWNCPMNAAHEIEHKLEVLRLHCAEVGRDPAAITVSEQVIVVLGSDEEDFAARWAVAKQRLGGFADLDAVAVRGTPDQVAEGLRAKAAKGVQLFTIMFGDLATPETIRLFGDRVLPGLSG; this is encoded by the coding sequence ATGCGAATCGACGGCGTCGCGTGTGGCGTCTTCCTGCCCCAGGTCGGACTGGACTTCGCCGGGCTCACCGAGCGCGCGATCGCGTGCGAGCAGGCGGGGATGCACTCGCTCTGGCTCGCCGACCACATGTGGGCGCGCGGGATGCCCGATCTCGATTACCTGGAATGCTGGACGACCCTCACGGCGCTCGCGATGCGAACGACCACTCTGCGGCTCGGGACGCTCGTCCTCTGCAACTCCTACCGCAATCCGGCGCTCGTCGCGAAGATGGCGGCGACCCTCGATCGGATCTCGGGGGGCCGGCTCGAGCTCGGCATCGGCGCCGGTTGGATGGACGAGGAGCACCGCGGGTACGGCTATCACTTCCCCAACGCCCGTATGCGCATCGAGCAGCTCGAGGAGGGCCTCGAGGTGATCCAGCGGCTCTTCGTCGCGCCGCGCGCCACGCTTCAAGGGAAGTACTACGCGCTCGACGACGCCCCGAACAATCCGAAGCCGATGCAGAAGCCCGCGCCGCCGATCACGATCGGGGGTGGCGGGGAGCGGCTGCTGCTGAAGGTGGTGGCGAAGTACGCCGATCGATGGAACTGTCCGATGAACGCGGCGCACGAGATCGAACACAAGCTGGAGGTGCTGCGGCTGCACTGCGCCGAGGTCGGCCGCGATCCGGCGGCCATCACGGTGTCGGAGCAGGTGATCGTCGTGCTCGGCTCCGACGAGGAGGACTTCGCGGCGAGATGGGCCGTCGCCAAGCAACGGCTCGGAGGCTTCGCCGACCTCGACGCCGTCGCGGTGCGCGGCACGCCGGATCAGGTCGCGGAGGGGCTCCGCGCCAAGGCCGCGAAGGGTGTGCAGCTCTTCACCATCATGTTCGGCGACCTCGCGACGCCCGAAACCATCCGCCTCTTCGGGGATCGCGTGCTGCCCGGGCTGAGCGGCTGA
- the ileS gene encoding isoleucine--tRNA ligase, producing MSKAGGPDFKGTLNLPATAFPMRASLPAREPEILAHWERVDVYGAGLARRAGRPRYLLHDGPPYANGNIHLGHALNKIIKDVIVKYKNMAGFQAPYVPGWDCHGLPIEHEVEKKLGKEKKAALGKVEVRRLCRDYAAKFVDVQRAEFRRLGIVGDWSNPYLTTEYGYEATEVRELAKFVTSGELYRGKKPVHWCASCQTALAEAEVEYRDVTSRAISVAFPLAEPRPPLFADVPGSIAAAIWTTTPWTLPANMAIAVNPELEYAVVARPAGDAVIAARALVPKLASILGDDPRILATVRGSELEGIRARHPWLDRDSPFVLGEHVTLDAGTGLVHTAPGHGQEDYEVGLRYGLDVYAPVDGRGRFVPAVEHFGGTFVFAADAKIIAHLEAAGRLLEAAALSHAYPHCWRCHQPIIFRATEQWFISMEAKDLRGRALAAIDGVRWIPAWGRDRIAGMVGSRPDWCISRQRAWGVPIVALRCEECGTTATDATLLAHVAGIFAEESSDAWFVRPVEDFVPPGFACPQCRGTNLAKEEDILDVWFDSGVSYSAVVERRADLGGQADLYLEGSDQHRGWFQSSLLTAVGTRGSAPFKTVLTHGFVLDEDARKMSKSVGNIVAPQQIVASHGADILRLWVAAEDYRDDVRISKEILDRASEAYRRIRNTARFLLGNLAGFDPKRDRVPTAQLIELDRFVLDRLQSLIERCRRAYDAFEFHVVYHALNNFCSVDLSALYLDIVKDRLYCEAAASLERRSGQTALYLLLEGLVGLMAPILSFTAEEIWGFMPPAPDRTPSVLLSDFPEVDPALRDPKLAAEWETLLAVRSAVTKTLEPLRTAGEIGQSLEADVRIAASGPVGDLLASRRAQLAEIFIVSRVALVPEGEITGPLLTPGVTVAAKRIVGEKCPRCWNYRADAGRDPAVPAMCGRCVGVLATAGSKA from the coding sequence ATGAGCAAAGCCGGGGGCCCCGACTTCAAGGGCACCCTGAATCTCCCGGCCACGGCCTTCCCGATGCGGGCGAGTCTTCCGGCTCGCGAGCCTGAGATCCTGGCCCATTGGGAGCGCGTCGACGTCTACGGCGCGGGTCTCGCGCGGCGCGCGGGGCGACCCCGCTACCTCCTGCACGACGGTCCCCCCTACGCGAATGGCAACATCCACCTCGGACACGCCCTCAACAAGATCATCAAAGACGTGATCGTGAAGTACAAGAACATGGCGGGCTTCCAGGCGCCCTACGTTCCGGGCTGGGACTGCCACGGGCTGCCGATCGAGCACGAAGTCGAGAAAAAGCTCGGCAAGGAGAAGAAGGCGGCGCTCGGGAAGGTCGAGGTGCGGCGCCTCTGTCGTGACTACGCGGCGAAGTTCGTCGACGTGCAGCGCGCCGAGTTCCGCCGTCTCGGCATCGTCGGCGACTGGTCGAATCCGTACCTCACCACCGAGTACGGCTACGAGGCGACGGAGGTTCGCGAGCTCGCCAAGTTCGTGACGAGCGGCGAGCTCTACCGCGGCAAGAAGCCGGTGCACTGGTGCGCCTCGTGTCAGACGGCGCTCGCCGAGGCGGAGGTCGAGTACCGCGACGTCACGAGCCGGGCCATCTCCGTCGCGTTCCCGTTGGCGGAGCCCCGCCCGCCGCTCTTTGCCGACGTGCCCGGCTCCATTGCCGCCGCCATCTGGACGACGACCCCGTGGACCCTGCCGGCCAACATGGCGATCGCCGTCAACCCCGAGCTCGAGTACGCGGTCGTCGCTCGGCCGGCGGGGGACGCCGTCATCGCCGCGCGCGCGCTCGTGCCGAAGCTCGCGAGCATCCTCGGCGACGACCCACGGATCCTCGCGACGGTGCGCGGCAGCGAGCTCGAAGGCATCCGCGCCCGCCATCCCTGGCTCGATCGCGACTCGCCGTTCGTGCTCGGCGAGCACGTCACCCTCGACGCCGGCACGGGCCTCGTGCACACGGCGCCCGGACACGGCCAGGAGGACTACGAGGTCGGCCTGCGCTACGGGCTCGACGTGTACGCTCCCGTCGACGGTCGGGGACGTTTCGTGCCGGCGGTCGAGCACTTCGGCGGCACGTTCGTCTTCGCGGCCGATGCGAAGATCATCGCGCATCTCGAGGCCGCGGGCCGACTGCTGGAAGCCGCGGCGCTCTCGCACGCGTATCCGCACTGCTGGCGGTGCCACCAGCCGATCATCTTCCGGGCGACCGAGCAGTGGTTCATCTCGATGGAGGCGAAGGATCTGCGCGGCCGCGCGCTCGCGGCGATCGACGGGGTGCGCTGGATCCCCGCCTGGGGCCGCGACCGCATCGCCGGCATGGTGGGCTCGCGTCCCGACTGGTGCATCTCGCGTCAGCGCGCCTGGGGCGTGCCGATCGTGGCGCTCCGCTGCGAGGAGTGCGGCACTACGGCCACCGACGCGACCCTGCTGGCGCACGTCGCCGGCATCTTTGCCGAGGAGAGCTCCGACGCCTGGTTCGTGCGGCCCGTCGAGGACTTCGTCCCGCCGGGATTCGCCTGCCCGCAGTGCCGCGGGACGAACCTCGCGAAGGAGGAGGACATCCTCGACGTCTGGTTCGACTCGGGCGTGAGCTACTCGGCCGTCGTCGAGCGTCGCGCGGATCTCGGCGGCCAGGCCGACCTCTACCTGGAAGGCAGCGATCAGCATCGCGGCTGGTTCCAGAGCTCGCTCCTGACCGCCGTCGGAACGCGCGGATCCGCGCCGTTCAAGACGGTCTTGACCCACGGTTTCGTGCTCGACGAGGACGCGCGCAAGATGTCGAAGTCCGTCGGCAACATCGTAGCGCCGCAGCAGATCGTGGCGAGTCACGGCGCCGACATCCTGCGGCTCTGGGTCGCCGCCGAGGACTACCGCGACGACGTCCGCATCTCGAAGGAGATCCTCGATCGCGCGAGCGAGGCCTATCGTCGCATCCGCAACACGGCGCGCTTTCTGCTCGGCAACCTGGCCGGCTTCGATCCCAAGCGCGACCGCGTGCCGACGGCGCAGCTGATCGAGCTCGACCGCTTCGTCCTCGACCGCCTGCAGAGCCTGATCGAGCGATGCCGGCGCGCCTACGATGCGTTCGAGTTCCACGTCGTCTACCACGCGCTCAACAACTTCTGCAGCGTGGACCTGTCGGCCCTCTACCTCGACATCGTGAAGGACCGCCTCTACTGCGAAGCCGCGGCGTCGCTGGAGCGGCGCTCCGGACAGACGGCGCTCTACCTTCTCCTCGAAGGGCTCGTCGGGCTCATGGCGCCCATTCTGTCGTTCACCGCCGAGGAGATCTGGGGGTTCATGCCGCCGGCTCCGGACCGGACGCCGAGCGTGCTGCTTTCCGACTTTCCGGAGGTCGATCCGGCGCTCCGCGATCCGAAGCTCGCGGCCGAGTGGGAGACGCTGCTCGCCGTGCGCTCCGCGGTGACGAAGACGCTCGAGCCGCTGCGCACCGCCGGCGAGATCGGACAGTCGCTCGAAGCCGACGTGCGGATCGCGGCGAGCGGGCCGGTCGGGGACCTGCTCGCGTCGCGTCGCGCGCAACTCGCGGAGATCTTCATCGTCTCGCGCGTCGCGCTCGTGCCGGAGGGAGAGATCACCGGACCGCTCCTGACGCCCGGCGTCACGGTCGCGGCGAAGCGGATCGTCGGCGAGAAGTGTCCGCGCTGTTGGAACTACCGCGCCGACGCCGGCCGCGATCCCGCCGTCCCCGCCATGTGCGGACGGTGCGTCGGAGTGCTCGCGACCGCGGGATCGAAGGCGTGA
- a CDS encoding acyl-CoA dehydrogenase: protein MSAPDYYDLDALLTTEERLTRDTVRAFVEQECLPLIEGCFSREEFPRQLIPRLGELGVFGANLQGYGCAGMNNVAYGLVMQELERGDSGLRSMASVQGGLAMYGIYAYGTEEQKQRWLPRMARGEAIGCFGLTEPDHGSDPGGMETRARRVGDEWVLSGVKRWITNGSIADVAIVWAKTTPDDEIRGFLVERGTPGYFTHDLKGKFSLRASITSELVLEDVRLPASALLPGVVGLKGPFGCLNQARYGIVWGATGAAMTCYETALDYALSRVQFDRPIAGFQLVQQKLVDMITEITKAQLLAHRLGRLKDEGRIRAQQVSLAKRNNVGQALHVARLARDILGANGIVNEYPVIRHMLNLETVNTYEGTYDMHTLIVGRDLTGLDAVR, encoded by the coding sequence ATGTCCGCGCCCGATTACTACGATCTCGATGCGCTGCTCACCACCGAGGAACGCCTGACTCGCGACACCGTGCGCGCCTTCGTCGAGCAGGAGTGCCTCCCGCTCATCGAGGGCTGCTTCAGCCGCGAGGAGTTTCCGCGCCAGCTGATTCCCCGGCTCGGCGAGCTCGGGGTGTTCGGCGCCAACCTGCAGGGCTACGGATGCGCGGGCATGAACAACGTCGCCTACGGTCTCGTCATGCAAGAGCTCGAGCGCGGCGACAGCGGCCTGCGCTCCATGGCGTCGGTGCAGGGCGGGCTCGCGATGTACGGGATCTACGCCTACGGCACGGAGGAGCAGAAGCAGCGCTGGCTTCCGCGCATGGCGCGCGGCGAGGCGATCGGCTGCTTCGGTCTCACCGAGCCCGACCACGGCTCCGATCCGGGCGGCATGGAGACGCGCGCCCGCCGGGTCGGCGACGAGTGGGTGCTGTCGGGCGTGAAGAGATGGATCACCAATGGCAGCATCGCCGACGTCGCGATCGTCTGGGCCAAGACGACGCCGGACGACGAGATCCGCGGCTTCCTGGTGGAGCGCGGCACGCCCGGCTATTTCACCCACGACCTCAAAGGGAAGTTTTCGCTGCGCGCGTCGATCACGTCCGAGCTCGTGCTGGAGGACGTCCGTCTGCCGGCGAGCGCGCTCCTGCCGGGCGTCGTCGGCCTCAAGGGACCGTTCGGCTGCTTGAACCAGGCGCGGTACGGCATCGTGTGGGGCGCGACCGGCGCCGCGATGACCTGCTACGAAACCGCGCTCGACTACGCGCTGAGCCGCGTGCAGTTCGATCGGCCGATCGCCGGCTTCCAGCTGGTGCAGCAGAAGCTCGTCGACATGATCACCGAGATCACGAAAGCGCAGCTTCTCGCGCACCGGCTCGGACGCTTGAAGGACGAGGGACGCATCCGCGCTCAACAGGTCTCGCTCGCGAAGCGCAACAACGTCGGGCAAGCGCTGCACGTCGCTCGCCTCGCCCGCGACATCCTCGGCGCGAACGGCATCGTCAACGAATATCCCGTCATCCGGCACATGCTGAACCTCGAGACGGTGAACACCTACGAGGGAACCTACGACATGCACACGCTGATCGTCGGTCGCGATCTCACCGGACTCGACGCGGTCCGCTGA
- a CDS encoding A/G-specific adenine glycosylase, whose amino-acid sequence MRREKRADSGDAPRRRRRPPRLRIDAEQLLRFQRGLVAWYRRHGRDLPWRRTRDPYEILVSEVMLQQTQVRRVMEFYPRFLSRYPTAEDLAAASPSAVRDAWEGLGYYRRARDLQRAAREVAERHGGRFPETPEELVRLPGIGRYTAGAVASFAFGADAPILDTNAARVLTRAFGVGRRRRGRERRLWALARAATPPGRAYPFNQGIMDLGATICTARHPACSRCPVRRSCRTGRDAPPAAPTRPRRSRSAQR is encoded by the coding sequence ATGAGAAGGGAAAAACGCGCCGACTCTGGCGACGCTCCGCGTCGTCGCCGTCGCCCTCCACGGCTGCGGATCGACGCCGAGCAGCTCCTCCGGTTCCAGCGCGGGCTCGTCGCCTGGTACCGCCGCCACGGTCGCGATCTTCCCTGGCGGCGCACACGCGACCCCTACGAGATCCTCGTCTCGGAGGTGATGCTGCAGCAGACGCAAGTGAGGCGCGTGATGGAGTTCTATCCGCGCTTCCTCTCGCGCTATCCCACCGCCGAGGACCTCGCGGCTGCTTCCCCGAGCGCGGTGCGCGACGCCTGGGAAGGTCTCGGCTACTATCGCCGCGCGCGCGATCTACAGCGCGCGGCTCGCGAGGTTGCGGAACGCCATGGCGGGCGCTTTCCCGAGACACCCGAGGAGCTCGTGCGCCTACCCGGCATCGGTCGCTACACCGCGGGCGCGGTTGCGTCGTTCGCGTTCGGCGCCGACGCTCCGATCCTCGACACGAACGCGGCGCGCGTCCTCACGCGCGCGTTCGGAGTGGGTCGCCGTCGCCGTGGACGCGAGCGCCGCTTGTGGGCGCTCGCGCGGGCCGCGACTCCTCCGGGGCGCGCCTACCCGTTCAACCAGGGCATCATGGATCTCGGCGCAACGATCTGCACGGCGCGCCACCCCGCCTGTTCGCGCTGTCCCGTGCGCCGGTCGTGCCGCACCGGCCGGGACGCGCCGCCGGCCGCGCCGACGCGTCCCCGTCGGTCGCGTTCCGCTCAGAGGTAG
- a CDS encoding P-II family nitrogen regulator produces MKKVDAIIKPFKLDEVKEALSAIGIQGITVTEVKGFGRQKGHTELYRGAEYVVDFLPKVKLEIIVRDDQVANVVAAIEKSAKTGRIGDGKIFVMPIDEVVRIRTGERGEQAI; encoded by the coding sequence ATGAAGAAAGTCGATGCGATCATCAAGCCGTTCAAGCTCGACGAGGTGAAGGAAGCCCTCTCGGCGATCGGCATCCAGGGCATCACCGTGACGGAGGTCAAAGGCTTCGGCCGCCAGAAGGGCCATACCGAGCTCTATCGGGGCGCCGAGTACGTCGTCGACTTCCTTCCCAAGGTGAAGCTCGAGATCATCGTCCGGGACGACCAGGTCGCGAACGTCGTCGCCGCGATCGAAAAATCCGCGAAGACCGGGCGCATCGGCGACGGAAAGATCTTCGTCATGCCCATCGATGAGGTCGTGCGCATCCGAACCGGCGAACGCGGCGAACAGGCCATCTGA
- a CDS encoding lytic transglycosylase, translating to MEDRVRFWVHVFTRVSHTQAVLHDRDDPAIVYDVVSYGRGGDTTPIDATRASYERVLSALAAGSLFPSLTAASPERARVRAMFGARAGPAAYVRAIGNIRAQRGMREPFLDGLARAELYLPGIRRIFREAKLPPELAYLPHVESSFNPSAVSRAGAAGLWQFTRETFDYYDKTGGAGARFDPVRSTEAAALHLARARGVLGSWPLAIASYNHGVAGMARARAAVGVDAIDDIVRGYEGATFGFASQNFYAEVLAAAHVARNARHYFPDMPRPPVMQYVVKPGDSLWTIARRHRVSVRELTAANNLDGSRLKTGQLIVIKTS from the coding sequence ATGGAGGACCGGGTGCGGTTCTGGGTGCACGTCTTCACCCGGGTGTCGCACACGCAAGCCGTGCTGCACGACCGTGACGATCCCGCGATCGTCTACGACGTGGTGTCCTACGGACGCGGCGGCGACACGACCCCGATCGACGCGACCCGCGCGAGCTACGAGCGCGTGTTGAGCGCGCTCGCGGCGGGGAGCCTCTTCCCGTCGCTGACGGCGGCGTCGCCGGAGCGGGCCCGGGTGCGGGCGATGTTCGGCGCGCGGGCCGGTCCCGCGGCCTACGTGCGAGCCATCGGCAACATCCGCGCGCAACGCGGCATGCGCGAACCGTTCCTGGACGGCCTGGCGCGCGCCGAGCTGTATCTGCCGGGCATACGCCGGATCTTCCGCGAAGCGAAGCTGCCGCCGGAGCTCGCGTATCTTCCGCACGTCGAGTCGTCCTTCAATCCGTCGGCGGTCTCGCGGGCGGGGGCGGCTGGCCTCTGGCAGTTCACCCGTGAGACCTTCGACTACTACGACAAGACCGGCGGTGCCGGTGCGCGCTTCGACCCCGTACGGTCGACGGAGGCCGCGGCGCTGCACCTGGCGCGCGCGCGCGGCGTGCTCGGATCGTGGCCGCTCGCGATCGCCTCCTATAACCACGGCGTCGCCGGCATGGCACGGGCGCGCGCGGCGGTCGGTGTGGACGCGATCGACGACATCGTACGCGGCTACGAGGGGGCGACCTTCGGCTTCGCTTCGCAGAACTTCTACGCCGAGGTCCTGGCCGCGGCGCACGTCGCGCGCAACGCGCGCCACTACTTTCCGGACATGCCGCGGCCGCCGGTCATGCAGTACGTCGTGAAGCCCGGGGATTCGCTGTGGACGATCGCGCGCCGCCATCGAGTGTCGGTGCGCGAGCTGACCGCCGCGAACAACCTCGACGGATCGCGGCTGAAGACCGGTCAGCTGATCGTCATCAAGACGTCGTAG
- a CDS encoding LysR family transcriptional regulator, translating to MHLETLQVFCDLVETGSFSAAAAQNFITQSAVSQQVRSLEARFDRPLIERTKGNVQPTPAGQLLYQASKDITQRYRELREQMQSFGSVVSGSVRLATVHSVGLYELSEPLKKFLKAYPQVNVHIEYSRSTKIIEDVLSGRIDLGIVAYPGRRPQISVIPFRDDRLVLVCAAHHPFAGRRTISIKDLEGQTFVGYERDIPTRRATDRLLNRKGVTVRYVMELDNIETIKRVVEIGAGVALVPEPAIKQEVKNRTLAALQLSDEALYRPLGILHRQGRHFTPAIERFIAELK from the coding sequence ATGCATCTCGAGACCTTGCAGGTGTTCTGTGACCTCGTCGAGACCGGAAGCTTCTCGGCCGCGGCGGCGCAGAACTTCATCACGCAGTCGGCGGTGAGCCAGCAGGTGCGCAGCCTCGAGGCCCGCTTCGATCGTCCGTTGATCGAGCGCACCAAAGGCAACGTGCAGCCCACGCCCGCGGGCCAGCTCTTGTACCAGGCGAGCAAGGACATCACCCAACGCTATCGCGAGCTTCGCGAGCAGATGCAGAGCTTCGGAAGCGTCGTGAGCGGGAGCGTCCGCCTCGCGACCGTCCACAGCGTCGGCCTCTACGAGCTCTCGGAGCCGCTCAAGAAGTTCTTGAAAGCCTACCCGCAGGTGAACGTCCACATCGAGTACAGCCGCTCCACGAAGATCATCGAGGACGTGTTGTCGGGGCGCATCGACCTCGGCATCGTGGCCTACCCCGGTCGCCGTCCACAGATCAGTGTGATCCCGTTCCGCGACGACCGCCTGGTCCTGGTCTGCGCGGCGCACCATCCGTTCGCGGGCCGACGGACGATCAGCATCAAGGACCTCGAAGGGCAGACGTTCGTGGGCTACGAGCGCGACATCCCGACGCGGCGCGCGACCGACCGCCTGCTCAACCGCAAAGGAGTGACGGTGCGCTACGTGATGGAGCTCGACAACATCGAGACCATCAAACGGGTGGTCGAAATCGGCGCCGGCGTGGCGTTGGTCCCGGAGCCGGCGATCAAGCAGGAGGTCAAGAATCGGACGCTCGCGGCGCTGCAGCTCAGCGACGAAGCGCTCTACCGTCCGCTCGGCATCCTGCATCGCCAGGGACGCCACTTCACACCCGCCATCGAGCGTTTCATCGCCGAGCTGAAGTGA
- the lspA gene encoding signal peptidase II → MRGKWGLVFAPALVVVGLDRLTKALVLDQMTLHESIPVIDGFFALTYVRNTGAAFGIFAGLSAAFRVPALLAIATLALGVLLWFVRTVPLERRAVIAACGGVLGGAIGNMIDRTAYGEVIDFLDVYLGAYHWPAFNVADAAITVGVIVLCLDALWSPPAPARSLV, encoded by the coding sequence ATGCGCGGCAAGTGGGGTCTCGTCTTCGCGCCCGCCCTGGTCGTGGTCGGTCTCGACCGGCTGACGAAGGCGCTCGTACTCGACCAGATGACCCTTCACGAGTCGATCCCCGTGATCGACGGCTTCTTCGCGCTCACCTACGTCCGGAACACCGGAGCCGCCTTCGGCATCTTCGCGGGGCTCTCGGCCGCGTTCCGCGTTCCGGCATTGCTCGCGATCGCGACGCTCGCGCTCGGTGTTCTCCTGTGGTTCGTCCGCACGGTTCCGCTCGAGCGCCGCGCGGTGATCGCGGCGTGCGGCGGGGTGCTCGGAGGGGCCATCGGCAATATGATCGACCGCACCGCGTACGGTGAGGTGATCGACTTCCTCGACGTCTACCTCGGGGCTTACCACTGGCCGGCGTTCAACGTCGCCGACGCGGCGATCACGGTCGGGGTGATCGTGCTCTGCCTGGATGCGCTATGGAGCCCGCCCGCGCCCGCGCGCTCGCTCGTCTGA
- a CDS encoding NUDIX domain-containing protein: MTAAEELVDIVDRSDRVVGRVTRAEMRRRNLLHRTVYIVVRNGRRDFFVHRRTTTKDVYPGHWDVTVGGVVAADEGYEAAARRELAEEVGIHDAALESLFDVRFADPSTRLLGRAFLVHHDGDVTLQADEVAWGAFVPRTEVERIVREEPCCPDGVQVLRRYLASLATTS, translated from the coding sequence ATGACGGCGGCCGAGGAGCTCGTCGACATCGTCGACCGGAGCGATCGCGTCGTCGGCCGCGTCACGCGGGCCGAGATGCGCCGCCGGAACCTGCTGCATCGCACGGTCTACATCGTCGTCCGCAACGGGCGGAGGGACTTCTTCGTGCATCGACGGACGACCACGAAGGACGTGTATCCCGGTCATTGGGACGTTACGGTCGGCGGCGTCGTGGCCGCGGACGAGGGCTACGAGGCCGCCGCGCGCCGAGAGCTCGCGGAGGAAGTCGGGATCCACGACGCGGCGCTCGAGTCGCTCTTCGACGTGCGCTTCGCGGACCCGTCGACGCGGCTCCTCGGCCGCGCCTTCCTCGTGCACCACGACGGCGACGTGACGTTGCAAGCGGACGAGGTCGCCTGGGGCGCCTTCGTTCCCCGCACGGAGGTCGAGCGCATCGTGCGCGAGGAGCCGTGCTGCCCCGACGGCGTCCAGGTTCTGCGCCGGTACCTCGCGTCGCTCGCTACGACGTCTTGA
- the asd gene encoding aspartate-semialdehyde dehydrogenase: MQKMRVAIVGATGIAGQQFIDALRDHPWFEITALAASERSAGKSFGAALRDAKTGAVRWWCAEAPPPEVTRLPVVAGADFDAASVDIVFSAIESEPARELEPRWAKLRPVFSTASAYRYEEDVPLLIPGVNLAHAPLLRAQKERRGWKGFVAPIPNCTTTGLAIALAPLHAAFGVEKVAMTSMQGISGAGRSPGVVALDILDNVVPYIPGEEEKVAKETAKILGTLGRGAIDPAPVVVSATCTRAAVLEGHTEAISVSLGRACPPADAAAAMREYRGGIEDLPSAPRHMLTVHDDPFRPQPRLDRDADGGMTTSVGRLRPDALWTNGLRFVLVSHNTKFGAAKGAVLLAEALRRDGYL, encoded by the coding sequence ATCCAGAAGATGCGCGTCGCCATCGTCGGCGCCACCGGTATTGCCGGCCAGCAGTTCATCGATGCGCTTCGCGATCATCCGTGGTTCGAAATCACGGCCTTAGCCGCTTCCGAACGCTCGGCGGGAAAATCCTTCGGCGCGGCGCTGCGCGACGCGAAGACGGGCGCGGTGCGCTGGTGGTGCGCGGAGGCGCCGCCGCCCGAGGTGACGCGGCTTCCCGTCGTCGCCGGAGCGGACTTCGACGCCGCATCGGTGGACATCGTCTTCTCGGCGATCGAGAGCGAGCCGGCTCGCGAGCTCGAGCCGCGCTGGGCGAAGCTGCGGCCCGTGTTCAGCACGGCCTCCGCCTACCGCTACGAGGAGGACGTCCCGCTCCTCATTCCCGGCGTCAACCTCGCCCATGCTCCGCTGCTACGCGCCCAGAAGGAGCGGCGCGGATGGAAGGGCTTCGTCGCGCCCATACCGAACTGCACGACGACCGGTCTCGCCATCGCGCTCGCGCCGTTGCACGCGGCGTTCGGCGTCGAAAAGGTCGCCATGACGTCCATGCAGGGAATCTCGGGGGCTGGACGCTCGCCGGGCGTCGTCGCGCTCGACATCCTGGACAACGTCGTCCCGTACATCCCGGGCGAAGAGGAGAAGGTCGCGAAGGAGACCGCGAAGATTCTCGGGACGCTCGGTCGCGGCGCGATCGATCCGGCGCCGGTCGTGGTATCGGCGACCTGTACCCGCGCCGCGGTGCTGGAAGGCCACACCGAGGCGATCTCGGTGTCGCTCGGACGCGCCTGCCCGCCTGCCGATGCGGCGGCCGCCATGCGCGAATACCGCGGCGGCATCGAAGATCTCCCGTCGGCGCCGCGTCACATGTTGACCGTGCACGACGATCCGTTCCGGCCGCAGCCGCGGCTCGATCGTGACGCGGACGGCGGCATGACCACATCGGTCGGCCGTCTCCGCCCCGACGCGCTCTGGACCAACGGCCTGCGGTTCGTACTCGTGTCGCACAACACCAAGTTCGGCGCCGCCAAGGGCGCCGTGCTCCTCGCCGAAGCGCTCCGTCGCGACGGCTACCTCTGA